Proteins encoded together in one Falco biarmicus isolate bFalBia1 chromosome 4, bFalBia1.pri, whole genome shotgun sequence window:
- the HIGD1A gene encoding HIG1 domain family member 1A, mitochondrial, translating to MSSGQESVLSEYESDTSQTSKLLRKFKETPFVPIGMAGFAMVVGYGLYKLKHRGEMKMSLHLIHMRVAAQGFVVGALTCGVLYSMFQEYVVKPKE from the exons ATGTCATCTGGTCAGGAATCCGTTCTCTCAGAGTATGAATCTGACACCAGCCAGACATCAAAGCTGTTAAGAAAATTTAAAGAGACACCATTTGTACCCATCG GGATGGCTGGCTTCGCCATGGTGGTTGGCTACGGGCTGtacaaactgaagcacagaggtgaaatgaaaatgtcactTCACCTGATTCACATGCGTGTGGCAGCACAGGGCTTTGTCGTGGGAGCATTAACATGTG GTGTGCTGTATTCAATGTTTCAGGAGTACGTGGTGAAGCCCAAGGAGTAA